CTAATCTGGACATCTGCCTGATTGTTGATTTCGGTGGCACTCAGATCAAGATTACTCAATTCGAAAGTAGTATAGCTTAACCCATATCCAAAGGGATAGAGTGCACCAAGTACCCTGGTCTTACCATTGCCATTCGGGTCATCGTTTTTACCCTGACCTGCCTGTGAGCCAGGTTTAAATGGAAAGTTCAATTCAATCTGCCCGATGGATTTTGGATAGGTCATCGTTAATTTGCCGCCTGGATTGTTCTCTCCAAACAAGGTTTCGGCTACTACTTTACCGGAAGATGGCCCGGGGAAACCGGCCTGCAGAATAGCCGGCAAAAACCTGTTTTCCCAGTTGATGGTTAAAGGCCTGCCATTGATCAGCACCAGTACCACCGGCTTTCCGGTAGCATATAAAGCCTGCAAAAGCTGCAACTGTCTGCCTGGCAAATTCAGGCCCGTCCGCGATTTGCTCTCTCCTACCTGCTCATCCGTTTCCCCCACAACTGCAATAACAACGTCTGATGTCTTTGCCACTGCCACCGCCTGGTTGATCTGGTTTTGTTCCTCGCTGGTCAGTTCCGTAGGAATGATCTCGCTTTCAGGCCATTTTGCGTCGATCACCTCACAGCCTTTTGAATAATCTATTTTTGCTGCTTTACCCACAAAAGTTTTAATCCCCTCAAGAACCGAAATTATAGGGTTATTGGATGGCCCGTATCTGCTGGTAGTGTAATTCACTTCTGTTGCCAGCGGCCCCGTTACCAGGATATTTCTGTAGTTTTTCACATTTAAGGGCAACAGATTTTTATCGTTTTTCAGCAATACCATCGATTCCCTGTTCAGTCGTACCGCCAATTCTTCATCAACCGGGGTATGTACCTTTTTATCGGAAGCGGCTGGGTCTTTTACATAAGGATCGTCAAACAACCCCAATCGAAATTTGACACGCAGCACATCAGCTACTCGCTCGTCAAGGGTTTTCATGGATACCGAACCTTCCTTAACCAACTCCCTTAATGGGAGTATAAAGTTCTCCGGCTGCGTAAAATGGGTGCGCACATTTAGTCCGGCTTCTATGGTCTGTTTTACAGCCTGCTTGTAGTTCTCCGCCACATGGTGCTTTCCAGATAGAAATTCTACAGCCTCACTGTCTGAAACCACGTAGCCCTCAAACCCGAACTGTTTGCGCAAAAGTTCTGTCAGGAAATAATAGCTGCCGGTTACAGGCTCACCGTTCCAGTCGTTATAGCTGCTCATCACCCCCATTGGTTTTGCTTCCCTGATCACCCTTTTGAAAGGATAAAGAAACATTTCGTGCATTTCCCTTGGCGCCACATGCGGGTCGGTACGCGCCTGCCCGTCGCGCCCGCCTTTGGGCACGCTATAAACGGCATAGTGTTTTAAAGTGGCAGCTACCCCCTGGTCCTGAATCCCCAGGGTCATCTGTTTACCCAGTTCGGCAATTAAGTAAGGGTCTTCTGCATAACACTCCACCACCCTACCCCAGCGCTGATCGCGTGCTACATCAAGTATGGGAGCGTAAATATTGGTATAGCCTAATGCTTTTGCTTCACGCCCCACTATACTTCCAGCCCGGTAAACCAGGTCTCTGTTCCAGGTACTGCCAATGTTAACCGGAGCAGGAAAAGGCGTCGCCCGATCATGGCACAGCCCATGGATGCCTTCATTGCTGAAGTCTACAGGGATGCCGAGCCGCGTTTCCTCAACAAACCACTTTTGTACAGTATTGATAGCGTTGGCGTGTTTGCTGAAAGGGTATGAGTATTGGGTTACCGCTTTTTTATTGTAAGGCAGGCTGTTCAGCTCCTCGTCTATATTTGCGATCCCATCTTTCCATATCTTCGTTTTCCATTCCGCTGTTGGCATTTCATCTTTTAACACCCGGCCATAACCATACAGGGTAGCAGTCTGACAGGTTTTCTCATCCAGGTTCATCTGGCTCAGCAGATCCTTTACCCTTATATCAATAGCTTTAGAAGGATCTTCAAAAACATCTTTTTTGCCGTTCTTATTAAAGTCTACCCAGCCCTTATGATAAATATTTTTAGTTTGTGCACCAGCAGCAGAAGCCAGGAACAGGAGCGTTATCCATGTAAGTGATTTGTTTATTGTCATGCCCGAAAATCCGGATATAGAACCGGACCTCTAAAATAGGCTTTATAAGGGCTTAAAAATGCGCTTAAATTGGCCATTGCTTCAATAATTTTAACATTCGAACCCAAATGTCTATCTTATAATTTCAAAATTTAAAAATGAATTTCACCAGAATTGCCCCTCAACCCGATTTAGACCAGCTCATCGAATGTTACTGGATGATGTATAATGATGATCCTGAACCAAACATCGAGAAGATCATTCCGGATGGGTTTACCGAGCTCATTTTTAATTACAGGGACGTTTACAGTGCTAAAACCAACGGACACGATTGGAAGCTGCAATCGCCGAATTTACTGGCAGGGCAACTCAGAACCTATTTCTTTCTTCAGAATACCGGGCGCACAGGTTCTGTTGCCATTAAGTTGAAGCCTGCGGCTTTAACACAGCTATTCGGTTTGAGCATGGACCAGTACCTTGATAAAATTGTCGATCTGGATTCCTTCAGCAATCCGGAGCTCAGGCAATTAAAAGAACTCATACTCGCATTCGGCGATATCGGCAGGAATAAACAGGAAAAACAGGTTAAACAGGTTTTGGACAATTATTTTACTGCGCTCAATAAAGCTGCATCAGAGAACCCGCTTAAAGGCCCGCTTAACCTTATCTTTAGCTCGAACGGGATGGTGACCGTAGCCGAAATGTCTGCCGCGGCAGGAGTTGGAGAACGTCAGCTGGAACGACTGTTTAAAAAGTATATCGGACTGTCTCCAAAATACTACGCCCGTATCATCCGGTTTAATTATATTTTTCAGCTCATCAAATCAAAAAAAAGCAATTGGGCAGAAATCGTTTACCAGTCCGGATATTACGATCAATCTCATTTTATCCGTAATTTCAAAGCCTTCACCGGCGAAGATCCTTCTTCCTATTTTTTTGAAGAGAAAAATATGGCCAATTTTTTTCTCAACAAAGAGTAAGGTCGGCTTTGTACAATACCAAGGCCGTCAGGAAAATTATCTTTGGCAGAAAAAAGCAACATGAAAACAAGAACTCTACTGCTGGTTACGGCACTATTTTTACTGGTACACACCAGCTACGCCCAGGAAAGCAACAAAGAGAAATTTAAAAAGCTGGAGTGGTTGGTGGGAAAATGGATCAGAACCAACGCCAAGGCAGGGCAGTCCGGCTACGAGACCTGGGCTAAAGTTTCCGATTTAAAACTGACGGGCAAAGGGGTAACGCTGAAGGGAAAAGAAACCATCTTTGTAGAAGATATGTCGTTTGTTGAAAAGGACAACGACATTTACTGCGCCGTGATTGCTGGCGACGAAAAACAGCCTGTTTACTTTAAACTGACAGCACTAAGCGCTAACAGCTTTACGTGCGAGAACCCGAAGCATGATTTTCCTAAAAAAATAAGTTACCAGCGCAATGGCAAAAATATAAAAGCTGTTATCTCCGGGAACGGACAAAGCGTGGATTATAATTTCGTACGCTCAGAGGCGCCCTAAAAAAACCTGCAGGTAATTGTTTACATAACGGTTATAAGCCAGTAGCTTCCCGTCTGGAGACCAGTTTACAGTTCCAACAGGTTTTTCAGCTTCCAATGATGAATCCGTTAGCTGCTCTGAGCTTCCTGTTTCAATTTCAGTAATATTCACTGCATTTTTAGCGATATATGCTACCCACCTTCCATCCGGACTAAAATTAATGCCGCTTTGGATATCAAATGAATGAAAACTAAGTTGCCTTACCTCGCCGCCATTGGGAGAAACAGTAAAAATGTTGATAAAGCCTGCTGCATCTTTTGAAAGAAAAGCGATCTGCGCTCCATCTGGACTGGAGCGCAGCCAATGGCGCGGACCAATAACGCCTTTTTCCGTATAGGTGAGTCGTTTTTGAGTGACGCCGTCCGGCACGGGCAACCGGCATGCTGTCATTCCTGGCCATTGCCCCTCGGGCAGGGTTTCGGGCAGCTCGTCAGGCAAATCAACGATAAAAACTTCAGTCTTTGTTTCTCCTTTTTTAGTCTTGATATTTCCCTGAAAAGCAACAGCCTTTTTCTGCCAATTGCCATTGGTTTTCAAGTAACCCTGGTTCCCCACCCAGCATTCGTCAAAAGCCTTATCAATTTCGTCACTTCCTGGGGCCGGTTTTTCTTTTACGTCTGTAACAATGATCGAATACATTTCACCGTTGTTATGTTCCCCATCTTCATCAGCACTAACTTGTACCTTACGAGGGAACATTACACCAACAGTCCTGAGATCCTGAATTTCCGGACTTAATTCTCCAAGCTTTGCAACAACATCATCGTTGTAAGTAAAACTCAACCATTGTCCGTCGCCACTCCAGGAATGTGCATGCGTGCCACCTCTTAGCGCCCCCCTAATAAAAGGTGCATTTACATTACGGGCATCCATAAAAATAGCTTGGCCAGGGGTATTGATATCAATTGCCACACCGGTCCTGCGGCTAAAACCATAAGGGTTTGCTTCACTGGCATTCCTTATACCATGGATAAATACGACACGGTTTGCAACCGGAGAAAAGGCCGCCGCGCCCACGCCCGGTCCAAACCCGGTCTGGTTCTGTGTACGGTAAAGCACTTTAACTTCAGCGGTTTCTGCGTTTACCATTTCAATACTGCCAGTCTTTCCGATATGGGCATCATCGTTGCGGATATCATAAACCAACCATTTTCCATCTGATGAAAAGCATTGAAAGTTGTTTAGAAAATGACCGTTGGGGGAAAAGGTAAGCTGGGTTTCTTTCATTGATAATCTTATGCAAATTGTCTTCCTTCATGGTCCACATCTCCGCAAAAATGCACAGAAATTCCCATTTCCGCTAATGCTGCTGCCTTAATACGGCAAGCCTTATGTGCAGCGGCCTGGTCTGGAGCATACACCACCTGTATATGATTGGCCTGGTGTTGCGCCATTAGCTGGTCCCGGCTCACACCCTTAAGTGTAGCATGCATAATCGGCCATTGCGGGGTAGTCTCCTGCCAACGCTTCTGTGTTTCCTCTTTTGGCAGGAATACAGCCTCGCCCACGCCCAGATCACAATGTAAAGCATTGTCCATTACATAAATGCGGCTCCAAACCAAACTTCCCGGTTTACTGATCCCTTTAAGGCTACCTCCCCCCAAACGGAAATACATAGCAGGCTGCCGGTCACTGGCTGCCCCCCTATACCCATCTATAAAATGGGCCGGAGGTGCTGCTCCTGAGATCAGGAACAACCATACAAAATCATCAATACCTTCACCTTTATAATGCGCACCCCAGCGGATATCATGCAACGTGGTTTCTCCCGGCATCCCAAGTTCCTTCCACAGGTGATAGGTTAACAGCGCATCAATTCCTGCACATTCATCCACTTCGTTGAAATGTGGCAAAGCCTCATTGGCATACAATTCCTTTCCGGCTTCATTGTATACCGGTGGCCGGTCCTGGTTGTTCAGCAGTCCTTCCACCAGGTCACTCGCTACTGTCAGGTCCTTCAAGCCTTGCTGGTATTGGATGCCGATAGTATCACAGCCAAATTCATCTGCAATACGCATTGCAGCAATGTACATTTTACATTGTTCAAGTGTTTGCCCCGGTGTCAGTTCGATTGTCCCGTCTGTACCCCAGTTAAAAGTCATGCCTTTTTGTATCAGCCAGTTCAGAACCTCTTCTGCCTCCCTGTCGGTCACCAATCTCATCCTGGCATACAAGGCCGATTGGCTTAATCGTTCCTTAAATATGCCGGTTTTATGCAACAGATCATCAGGTACAATGGCATTGAACATCCCCATACAGCCTTCGTCAAACACCCCCATAATTGCTTTGTTACCACGAATTTTACGGCCAAATGCCCTTCCCCTGCGCTCATCTTCGGGCGGCAATGATACCGCATCCAGATTTTTAACATGGCTCCTATCGTGAGTAACCTTACCCCGGGTAAACCATTCTGTTAAACCCTTGATGAAAAAATCATCACTAAAATCCTCACTCCATAAACTGCTGTAATTGACTCCAGCCTTGGTAAGGGAGCCGTTAAGATTAAGCATGCCAACCAGCCCCGGCCATTGTCCGCTCCAATTGGCAACGGTTAAAATGGGTCCTTTATGGGTAGTTAAACCGGCAAGCACATGATGGGTATACTGCCAAACGCTTTCAGCAACAATCAATGGCGCATAAGGATTGATGTTCTTAAACACTTCGATTCCCATGCGCTGGGAATCTATAAAACCATGTTTTTTCTCTTCATTATAGGCATGGGCCCTTTTTACCTGCCAGCCCATGCGTGCGATGGCCTGTGTTAACAGCCGTTCCATTTCCTCCTGGGCGGCCCAGCAGTTCTGATTGGCCGATAGCCGCAAATCTCCGCTGCTTACAAGATAAACCTGTTTTTCATTAAATGTTGTCATATCTGAAGAATTATACCTGGTCAGACAAATATGACAAGCATTGCCTTGAAAACTTTACAGGTTTTTACCTACTTTTTATAATATATTATCATGTATGCCTGTCTTTGTTTCGCCATATAAATCCGTCAAGCACATAATGTGTGCTCTGCGGCAGCGCCAGCAGAGGGATGAGCAAAGTAAGTAAGTTTCCCTCAATCTGAGGCAAAGCAGAAAACAAAGAAAACACATGGGTATGTTCTTTCCATATAAATCCATCCCATAGGCCTTCTTCCAGATAGGCCAGCAAAAGGATGGTTAGCATAAACACCAGCACACCGTATTTACCAAACGTAATACGCTGCAACTGCCCGGTCCGGCGCGTTTCCTTACCGTAATTTTTCTTCTCAAAAAACCAGATCAGCGCCATATAGGGAATGCCGTGCGAGATCACATTTAATGTGGTAAAGGCCATGTCACCGTTAAAATAAACAATTCCGAAGTACCAGGAAAGGAAGGTCCCCAATATCAACAGGTTTCGCGGCAGATTTATTCGCCTGCATTTCAAAGACAGCCAAACCTCTTTCAGGAGGTAAACCACAATAACAATAAAGTACAGACCGGTAAATAGGGAAGTCAATGTTGTCGAAGGAAAATGGATAAAATCATCTGCTACAAACCAGTTAAAGTTTCTGCTTTCGCCAAAATGCCAATAAAGAATCGGATAAACTGTGGCTGTATATATAGCAGTGCTGTCTATCATTTTCATCATGCTACTCGTACTTTCGGTACGCGAGTACAAGCGCATAAAACCGTATTGTTGCCTGATAAAATGAAACACCGCTAAATAAGCAAGCATCCGCCAGAACAACAGGCCATCGATATGATACAACAATACACCAGAAAAATAACATACCAGCGGAATACCGATCAGCAGTCCAGACTCCTTTCTGAAACGTTCAGGATTAAAATATGTCCTGTACAAAGTAGAATAAACGTGGGCCACATCGATGAATACAACAAGAAAAAACCAATACATCACAGGCATTAAGGGCGTAACCTTAAACTTTTCTGGAAAAAGACATACCAGCAAAAGCGATAAAAATGGGGGCAATAGGATAAAAATACTATCAGACCATGCTGAATTTAGCCAGGGTTGCGCAGTACGGTTCTCGTTTTTGATCATTTTTTTGCTTCAAGTAATGATTTTGCTGCGCGTATCCCCTGATGAAAACCTTCTTCAAATAAGGATATACCACTGAGATCCGTATGCGCGAAGAAAATCTTGTTGTCAATAGGCTGCTGTGCTTTCTGACGTTCGGGACCCCAGATATAATTTACCGCCGGCACCACCATCCCATGCCCCCATATCCATACCTCCACTGCAGCAATCATAGACGTGATTCCAGGATGCATGTATTCCAGTTCAGGGATAATCATATCCAGCCACTGCTCATAGTTTCTGGCATAAGCAGCCAATCGTGAAATCCTCGGCTCCCTGTCACACAAGGGCAGGTAAAAAGTAATCACTCTGGTGTTACTTTCCTGTTTTGTCTGCTGATGTCCGGCGTATACATAACCTACCGAAGGCATTCCGTAAGGCACATTGTCCCAGGAAAAGTCTTGTAACCCGGAGGAGGAAAAATTATTAATCGTAATATTGGCAACTGCCCAGGGTGCATAATTTACTGCATCATAGTTGAGTCTGTCCAGTCTTTCAT
The sequence above is a segment of the Pedobacter africanus genome. Coding sequences within it:
- a CDS encoding glycoside hydrolase family 3 N-terminal domain-containing protein, coding for MTINKSLTWITLLFLASAAGAQTKNIYHKGWVDFNKNGKKDVFEDPSKAIDIRVKDLLSQMNLDEKTCQTATLYGYGRVLKDEMPTAEWKTKIWKDGIANIDEELNSLPYNKKAVTQYSYPFSKHANAINTVQKWFVEETRLGIPVDFSNEGIHGLCHDRATPFPAPVNIGSTWNRDLVYRAGSIVGREAKALGYTNIYAPILDVARDQRWGRVVECYAEDPYLIAELGKQMTLGIQDQGVAATLKHYAVYSVPKGGRDGQARTDPHVAPREMHEMFLYPFKRVIREAKPMGVMSSYNDWNGEPVTGSYYFLTELLRKQFGFEGYVVSDSEAVEFLSGKHHVAENYKQAVKQTIEAGLNVRTHFTQPENFILPLRELVKEGSVSMKTLDERVADVLRVKFRLGLFDDPYVKDPAASDKKVHTPVDEELAVRLNRESMVLLKNDKNLLPLNVKNYRNILVTGPLATEVNYTTSRYGPSNNPIISVLEGIKTFVGKAAKIDYSKGCEVIDAKWPESEIIPTELTSEEQNQINQAVAVAKTSDVVIAVVGETDEQVGESKSRTGLNLPGRQLQLLQALYATGKPVVLVLINGRPLTINWENRFLPAILQAGFPGPSSGKVVAETLFGENNPGGKLTMTYPKSIGQIELNFPFKPGSQAGQGKNDDPNGNGKTRVLGALYPFGYGLSYTTFELSNLDLSATEINNQADVQISVTVKNTGTRKGDEVVQLYLKDMVSSVTTYESVLRGFERVSLAPGESKTLKFTLHPDDLAILDKNMNWTVEPGKFQVMIGTSSEDIKLKKEFTVLK
- a CDS encoding helix-turn-helix domain-containing protein, producing MNFTRIAPQPDLDQLIECYWMMYNDDPEPNIEKIIPDGFTELIFNYRDVYSAKTNGHDWKLQSPNLLAGQLRTYFFLQNTGRTGSVAIKLKPAALTQLFGLSMDQYLDKIVDLDSFSNPELRQLKELILAFGDIGRNKQEKQVKQVLDNYFTALNKAASENPLKGPLNLIFSSNGMVTVAEMSAAAGVGERQLERLFKKYIGLSPKYYARIIRFNYIFQLIKSKKSNWAEIVYQSGYYDQSHFIRNFKAFTGEDPSSYFFEEKNMANFFLNKE
- a CDS encoding DUF6265 family protein, whose translation is MKTRTLLLVTALFLLVHTSYAQESNKEKFKKLEWLVGKWIRTNAKAGQSGYETWAKVSDLKLTGKGVTLKGKETIFVEDMSFVEKDNDIYCAVIAGDEKQPVYFKLTALSANSFTCENPKHDFPKKISYQRNGKNIKAVISGNGQSVDYNFVRSEAP
- a CDS encoding DUF3748 domain-containing protein, producing the protein MKETQLTFSPNGHFLNNFQCFSSDGKWLVYDIRNDDAHIGKTGSIEMVNAETAEVKVLYRTQNQTGFGPGVGAAAFSPVANRVVFIHGIRNASEANPYGFSRRTGVAIDINTPGQAIFMDARNVNAPFIRGALRGGTHAHSWSGDGQWLSFTYNDDVVAKLGELSPEIQDLRTVGVMFPRKVQVSADEDGEHNNGEMYSIIVTDVKEKPAPGSDEIDKAFDECWVGNQGYLKTNGNWQKKAVAFQGNIKTKKGETKTEVFIVDLPDELPETLPEGQWPGMTACRLPVPDGVTQKRLTYTEKGVIGPRHWLRSSPDGAQIAFLSKDAAGFINIFTVSPNGGEVRQLSFHSFDIQSGINFSPDGRWVAYIAKNAVNITEIETGSSEQLTDSSLEAEKPVGTVNWSPDGKLLAYNRYVNNYLQVFLGRL
- a CDS encoding fucose isomerase, yielding MTTFNEKQVYLVSSGDLRLSANQNCWAAQEEMERLLTQAIARMGWQVKRAHAYNEEKKHGFIDSQRMGIEVFKNINPYAPLIVAESVWQYTHHVLAGLTTHKGPILTVANWSGQWPGLVGMLNLNGSLTKAGVNYSSLWSEDFSDDFFIKGLTEWFTRGKVTHDRSHVKNLDAVSLPPEDERRGRAFGRKIRGNKAIMGVFDEGCMGMFNAIVPDDLLHKTGIFKERLSQSALYARMRLVTDREAEEVLNWLIQKGMTFNWGTDGTIELTPGQTLEQCKMYIAAMRIADEFGCDTIGIQYQQGLKDLTVASDLVEGLLNNQDRPPVYNEAGKELYANEALPHFNEVDECAGIDALLTYHLWKELGMPGETTLHDIRWGAHYKGEGIDDFVWLFLISGAAPPAHFIDGYRGAASDRQPAMYFRLGGGSLKGISKPGSLVWSRIYVMDNALHCDLGVGEAVFLPKEETQKRWQETTPQWPIMHATLKGVSRDQLMAQHQANHIQVVYAPDQAAAHKACRIKAAALAEMGISVHFCGDVDHEGRQFA